One Acidobacteriota bacterium DNA segment encodes these proteins:
- a CDS encoding L-serine ammonia-lyase gives MRTSIFEIFKIGVGPSSSHTGGPMRAARDFVDRIAQAGDLEKVSRLGIELFGSLALTGRGHATDRAIILGLLGECPADVDPANIESLVNEVRSGRTIRLLHRHPIRFEESTDLVFRTTEVLPGHSNGMRFTAFAANGSVVDTQIYYSVGGGFISREGEKPSHAIGTVKRAVPYPFSSAADLLCIGEERRISMWEIALANERVWRSEAEIKQRLDEIHQTMEACIDRGLRTEGILPGGLRVRRRAPHLFQKLSKQSSSDPLAPMDWVNAFAMAVNEENAAGGRVVTAPTNGAAGIIPAVGRYYLRFIRGSTPEGIFRYLLTAGAIGILYKENASISGAEVGCQGEVGVACSMAAGGLVAALSGSNAQIEYAAEIGMEHNLGMTCDPIGGLVQIPCIERNAMGSVKAINAARMAMSETGEHKVSLDQVIETMYRTGQDMQSRYKETSLGGLALNIIEC, from the coding sequence GTGAGAACCAGCATTTTTGAAATCTTCAAGATTGGTGTAGGGCCTTCGAGTTCCCATACTGGAGGCCCGATGCGGGCTGCTCGCGATTTCGTGGATCGCATCGCGCAAGCTGGAGATCTTGAAAAAGTTTCACGGCTCGGAATCGAGTTGTTTGGCTCCCTGGCACTAACCGGTCGAGGACACGCCACTGATCGCGCAATCATTCTTGGATTGCTCGGCGAGTGTCCGGCCGACGTCGATCCCGCCAACATCGAGTCTCTGGTTAACGAGGTTCGCAGCGGCAGAACGATTCGATTGCTGCATCGTCATCCGATCAGGTTTGAAGAAAGTACCGACCTCGTCTTTCGCACCACTGAGGTGCTACCAGGACACTCCAACGGTATGCGCTTCACCGCTTTTGCAGCGAATGGGTCTGTAGTCGATACGCAGATCTACTACTCGGTTGGCGGCGGCTTCATCAGCCGGGAGGGCGAAAAACCGAGTCATGCCATCGGGACAGTGAAACGAGCAGTACCGTATCCGTTCTCGAGCGCAGCTGACTTGCTCTGCATCGGTGAAGAGCGCCGAATCTCAATGTGGGAAATTGCGCTTGCGAATGAAAGGGTTTGGAGAAGTGAAGCAGAGATCAAGCAGCGACTCGACGAAATTCATCAAACGATGGAAGCCTGCATCGATCGAGGGTTGCGCACAGAAGGTATTCTCCCCGGTGGCCTTAGGGTCCGACGCCGCGCTCCCCATCTTTTTCAAAAGCTCAGCAAGCAGAGTAGCTCCGATCCGCTCGCCCCGATGGACTGGGTGAACGCCTTCGCCATGGCGGTCAACGAGGAGAACGCCGCGGGGGGTCGCGTCGTGACCGCTCCAACAAACGGTGCGGCTGGCATTATTCCGGCGGTTGGCCGCTATTATCTACGTTTCATTCGCGGCAGTACCCCTGAAGGTATATTTCGCTACTTACTCACTGCGGGTGCGATTGGGATCTTGTACAAAGAGAACGCTTCAATTTCTGGGGCGGAGGTGGGCTGCCAGGGAGAAGTTGGGGTTGCCTGCTCAATGGCAGCTGGGGGGTTAGTCGCAGCGCTCAGTGGCAGCAACGCGCAGATTGAATATGCAGCCGAAATCGGCATGGAACACAATCTCGGGATGACGTGCGATCCGATCGGCGGACTTGTCCAGATTCCTTGCATCGAGCGTAATGCTATGGGATCAGTGAAGGCCATCAATGCTGCCCGAATGGCGATGAGCGAGACCGGCGAACACAAAGTTTCCCTGGACCAGGTAATCGAGACAATGTATCGCACCGGCCAGGATATGCAATCTCGCTACAAAGAAACGTCACTCGGCGGACTCGCACTCAACATTATCGAGTGCTAG
- a CDS encoding zinc ribbon domain-containing protein, translated as MPRYEFFCEDCQKPFEIILTLSEYEKGDVHCPTCGTQHVHQDATAFFAVTSKKS; from the coding sequence ATGCCTCGCTACGAATTCTTCTGCGAAGATTGCCAGAAGCCGTTCGAAATCATTCTTACTCTTAGCGAATACGAGAAAGGTGACGTGCACTGCCCAACCTGCGGCACGCAACACGTTCACCAGGATGCCACCGCGTTTTTCGCCGTGACGTCGAAAAAAAGCTGA
- the pucL gene encoding urate oxidase — MSFELIANNYGKSRVRLLRVTRSGAQHEIKDISVDIRFEGDFDAVHTKGDNSKVLPTDTMKNTVYALAAQHPVGEIEHFGTGLVSHFLANNAQVTAVTVSISEHHWSRIPAEAKPHPTAFISGGNERRTAIASGSRERMTLSAGIEDLLVMRTAGSAFDGFLKDSFTTLPETRDRILATVVKAEWDYRVEDASFGLCWTTVREALLETFANHVSESVQHTLYAMAEAALERCDQLSEIRLSMPNKHHLAFDVSRFGIDNRNEVFVPTDEPYGMIEATLRRT, encoded by the coding sequence ATGAGCTTCGAACTCATCGCCAACAACTATGGCAAGTCGCGCGTGCGCCTGCTGCGTGTTACTCGAAGCGGTGCGCAGCACGAGATCAAAGACATCTCTGTAGACATTCGCTTCGAGGGCGACTTCGATGCCGTGCACACGAAGGGAGACAACAGCAAGGTTCTACCCACCGACACGATGAAGAACACCGTGTATGCGCTGGCAGCACAGCATCCGGTGGGCGAGATAGAACACTTCGGAACGGGATTAGTATCCCACTTTCTCGCAAACAATGCGCAGGTCACTGCGGTGACTGTGAGCATCTCCGAACATCACTGGTCGCGCATTCCAGCCGAAGCGAAGCCGCACCCTACAGCGTTCATTTCGGGAGGCAACGAGCGTCGTACCGCTATTGCATCGGGAAGTCGCGAAAGAATGACTCTCTCAGCCGGAATCGAAGATCTCCTGGTCATGAGAACTGCAGGCTCCGCCTTTGACGGGTTCCTCAAGGATAGCTTTACGACTCTGCCGGAGACTCGAGATCGCATACTTGCAACCGTGGTGAAGGCAGAGTGGGACTATCGGGTTGAGGATGCTAGTTTTGGCTTGTGCTGGACAACGGTCCGAGAGGCGTTGTTGGAGACGTTCGCGAACCATGTGAGTGAATCTGTGCAGCACACGCTTTATGCGATGGCCGAAGCCGCCCTGGAACGCTGCGATCAACTCAGCGAGATACGTCTGTCAATGCCGAACAAACATCATTTGGCGTTCGATGTGTCCCGCTTTGGAATCGATAATCGCAATGAGGTTTTCGTTCCGACTGACGAACCGTACGGTATGATCGAGGCAACTCTACGGAGAACGTAG